A DNA window from Mastomys coucha isolate ucsf_1 unplaced genomic scaffold, UCSF_Mcou_1 pScaffold21, whole genome shotgun sequence contains the following coding sequences:
- the Pdcd2l gene encoding programmed cell death protein 2-like isoform X1 codes for MAAVRKPVLLGLRDAAVKGCPKGPAAWTASKLGGVPDSLPAVTTPRPRCDRCAQPLTLIVQVYCPLEGSPFHRLLYVFACARPGCGDSQTRSWKVFRSQCLQVPEKETRNAQNLGDSLAAENWCEGSQDWGSDTEETPAPPPTSDLGSGSNDVRALDWTEKLQALHLQDTALAVTSPSPSGEGLAIPTEVPQFQPYYICVAEEEDYGNFVDLDHACSLLQEYQQREGVNMEQLLSLGSSDGDEKYEKTQVSSGDPTFYKFMKRIAACQEQILRYSWSGEPLFLSCPTFEVSEAPACSGCGGQRTFEFQLMPALVSMLSSANLGLTVEFGTILVYTCKQSCWPPNQQMPMEEFCVIQEDPYEFLFK; via the exons ATGGCGGCCGTCCGGAAACCCGTACTGCTGGGACTTCGAGATGCGGCGGTGAAGGGCTGTCCCAAGGGGCCCGCCGCCTGGACCGCTAGCAAGCTGGGTGGCGTCCCG GACTCCCTGCCGGCTGTTACCACGCCGAGGCCGCGGTGTGACCGCTGCGCACAGCCCCTCACGCTCATCGTGCAGGTGTACTGCCCACTAGAAGGCTCCCCGTTCCATCGGCTTCTGTACGTGTTCGCCTGTGCCCGTCCTGGCTGCGGCGACAGCCAGACGCGCAG CTGGAAGGTGTTCCGCTCCCAGTGCCTGCAAGTGCCAGAGAAAGAGACTCGGAACGCGCAG AATCTGGGCGATAGCCTTGCAGCTGAGAATTGGTGTGAAGGCTCACAAGACTGGGGAAGTGACACCGAGGAGACGCCTGCACCGCCACCCACCTCAGATTTGGGAAGTGGTTCTAATGATGTCAGAGCGCTAGACTGGACTGAGAAGCTCCAAGCTCTTCACCTGCAGGACACTGCCCTGGCTGTTACCAGCCCTTCTCCTTCAGGGGAAGGGCTGGCAATCCCCACAGAAGTGCCACAGTTCCAGCCCTATTATATCTGTGTCGCCGAAGAGGAGGATTATGGCAACTTTGTGGACCTAGATCATGCCTGCAGCCTTCTGCAGGAGTACCAGCAGAGAGAAGGTGTGAACATGGAGCAGCTGCTTTCCCTAGG CTCTAGCGATGGGGATGAAAAGTACGAGAAGACCCAAGTTAGCAGTGGAGATCCAACGTTTTACAAGTTCATGAAGAGAATTGCTGCTTGCCAGGAGCAGATTTTGAG GTATTCGTGGAGTGGAGagcctctctttctgtcctgcCCCACATTTGAAGTCTCTGAGGCCCCAGCCTGCagtggctgtggaggccagaggacgtTTGAGTTTCAGCTCATGCCAGCACTGGTCAGCATGCTCAGCAGTGCTAATCTAG GTCTTACTGTGGAATTTGGAACAATTCTCGTTTACACGTGTAAGCAGAGTTGCTGGCCTCCAAATCAACAGATGCCCATGGAAGAATTCTGTGTTATACAAGAAGACccatatgaatttttatttaagtaG
- the Pdcd2l gene encoding programmed cell death protein 2-like isoform X2, translated as MAAVRKPVLLGLRDAAVKGCPKGPAAWTASKLGGVPDSLPAVTTPRPRCDRCAQPLTLIVQVYCPLEGSPFHRLLYVFACARPGCGDSQTRSWKVFRSQCLQVPEKETRNAQNLGDSLAAENWCEGSQDWGSDTEETPAPPPTSDLGSGSNDVRALDWTEKLQALHLQDTALAVTSPSPSGEGLAIPTEVPQFQPYYICVAEEEDYGNFVDLDHACSLLQEYQQREGVNMEQLLSLGSSDGDEKYEKTQVSSGDPTFYKFMKRIAACQEQILRYSWSGEPLFLSCPTFEVSEAPACSGCGGQRTFEFQLMPALVSMLSSANLGGRGMG; from the exons ATGGCGGCCGTCCGGAAACCCGTACTGCTGGGACTTCGAGATGCGGCGGTGAAGGGCTGTCCCAAGGGGCCCGCCGCCTGGACCGCTAGCAAGCTGGGTGGCGTCCCG GACTCCCTGCCGGCTGTTACCACGCCGAGGCCGCGGTGTGACCGCTGCGCACAGCCCCTCACGCTCATCGTGCAGGTGTACTGCCCACTAGAAGGCTCCCCGTTCCATCGGCTTCTGTACGTGTTCGCCTGTGCCCGTCCTGGCTGCGGCGACAGCCAGACGCGCAG CTGGAAGGTGTTCCGCTCCCAGTGCCTGCAAGTGCCAGAGAAAGAGACTCGGAACGCGCAG AATCTGGGCGATAGCCTTGCAGCTGAGAATTGGTGTGAAGGCTCACAAGACTGGGGAAGTGACACCGAGGAGACGCCTGCACCGCCACCCACCTCAGATTTGGGAAGTGGTTCTAATGATGTCAGAGCGCTAGACTGGACTGAGAAGCTCCAAGCTCTTCACCTGCAGGACACTGCCCTGGCTGTTACCAGCCCTTCTCCTTCAGGGGAAGGGCTGGCAATCCCCACAGAAGTGCCACAGTTCCAGCCCTATTATATCTGTGTCGCCGAAGAGGAGGATTATGGCAACTTTGTGGACCTAGATCATGCCTGCAGCCTTCTGCAGGAGTACCAGCAGAGAGAAGGTGTGAACATGGAGCAGCTGCTTTCCCTAGG CTCTAGCGATGGGGATGAAAAGTACGAGAAGACCCAAGTTAGCAGTGGAGATCCAACGTTTTACAAGTTCATGAAGAGAATTGCTGCTTGCCAGGAGCAGATTTTGAG GTATTCGTGGAGTGGAGagcctctctttctgtcctgcCCCACATTTGAAGTCTCTGAGGCCCCAGCCTGCagtggctgtggaggccagaggacgtTTGAGTTTCAGCTCATGCCAGCACTGGTCAGCATGCTCAGCAGTGCTAATCTAG gaggcaggggcatggGATAG